CCGGTGGCCTCGGGGCGGATCAGGGAGCCGCCAAAGCTCATGCCCTTGCCGGTGAATACGCAGTCGGCCCGGTTGGTCAGCTTCTTCAGCATACCCGCCATGAAGCCGACCTCGCGCCCGCCCACGCCGATATCACCAGCGGGGACATCGGTATCCGCGCCCACATGCCGGTACAACTCGCTGATGAAGGCCTGACAGAAGCGCATCACCTCGCCCGGACTTTTACCCTTGGGGTCGAAGTCGGAACCTCCCTTGCCGCCACCCATGGGCAGGGTGGTGAGGGCGTTCTTGAAGGTCTGTTCAAAGGCCAGGAACTTGAGCACCGACAGGTTCACCGAGGGATGGAAGCGCATGCCGCCCTTGTAAGGCCCTATAGCCATATTGTGCTGGATGCGGTAGCCCCGATTGACTTGCACATCGCCATGGTCGTCCACCCAGGAGACGCGGAACATTACCACCCGCTCCGGCTCCACCAGCCGGTCCAGCAAGCCATGCTCGGCGTACTTGGGGTGTTCCGCGATAAAGGGCCAGAGGCTATCCATGACCTCGGTCACGGCCTGGAGGAACTCAGGCTGGCCTGGATTCTTGTCGCTGACCTGTTGAAGAAATTCGTCAAGGCTGGTGTATCTCATCAATAAAACCCCAAATTGGTGCAGGTAAAAGGAGCGCTATCTTACAACAAAGATTTGGCCAAGCCGTGGCCATGGAGGGTTTTTTTATTCTGCATTTGGGCCGCGCAGGTCCGGTTGCCTCAAGTTAGTGCCCAATACCGATGCCTTGCGCACAAAAACAGTGCATGGCCCGAGGTGCTCTTCATGGCCAGCCTGAGCCGAGCGAATGGCTTAAATCGACGCCGTGGCAAAAAGGCATTTGGCCACAGCGCTTGAGATACAGGGGTCAACAGGCAGGTCAATGGTCCGAGCCCTTGGCCTATTAGATTATTTAATTGGCTTATTACTGACTATTCTGCTAAGTTATTAATCAGCATCACCCGCCCCATGCTGCTAATGAGCACCTTGGATAAGGTTGGGGTTTTCGAAAGGGAATCTGCACAGTTTGTGCAACCATACAGAAGGTAGGTGGTGCTTCAGGAGAATGACATGCACACGACATCCCCCGTCCAGACCGCACCGGCCATCCGATTTGAATTCGCCAATTGGACCGCCACCGATCCACTGCCCCGTGACCAGACCCAGAGCCTGAGGCTGCATGAACCGGAGTACCGGGTCGATACCATAGACCCCATGACCGGCAGGGACATCAAAGACATTGGCGGCCACCCCTACCTGATCGATGGCAATCTCACCATCTATTTTGAGACAGAGGCCAGCCGCCAGGCCTATGTCGATATGCCCCTGGACCACCCCAATCCACGCCTGCCCTTCCCTGCGAGCGTTGAGGATGATCGGGGTGGCTGAGCCTGAATGCATGGCCTAAACGGACCCCTACCGCCTTGTGGCACTGGCCCTGAGCAAGGGCCTAACCCAATGTGACCGGGTCGCAAGGGCCTGTGGTTGAACTAAACCCTCTCTGTAGAGGGTTTTTATTTGCCCGCTAAAAAGGGCTGGCCGGGTGGACGCATTGAAACCGCCTCACTGACGCCAAAAGGCCGGGGTGAGGATCACCAGCAGGGTGAAGATCTCCAGGCGGCCAAGGATCATGGCAAAGCAGAGTATCCACTTGGCGGTGTCGTTGATGCCGGCGTAGTTGGTTCCTACCTGGGCCAGGCCGGGGCCGAGGTTATTGATCGAGGCGGCCACCGCCGAGAAGGAGGTCATCAGGTCCAGGCCGGTCAGGGCCAGGGCCAGATACATCAGGGTAAAGGTGCCCACATAGAGGGCAAAGAAGCCCCACACCGACTCGATCACCTTGGGTGAGATGATACGCCCGCCCAGGCGGATGGGGATCTGGATGCTGGGGTGGATCAGCTTGATGATCTCGCGCATGCCCTGCTTGATCAGCAGCAGGATGCGGATCACCTTGATGCCGCCGCCGGTGGAGTTGGCGCAACCGCCGATGAAGCTGGTAAACAGCAGCAAAATGGCGATAAAACCGGGCCAGACGTGGTACTCGGCGGTGGTGAAGCCGGTGGTGGTGCCGATCGATACCGCCTGAAAGATGGCCTTGAGAAAGGCGGTCTCCCAGTCCAGGTAGATGTTCTGCCAATAGAGCACCAGGGTGACCACCAGGGTGACCGTGGCCAGCACGCCGATGTAGAAGCGAAACTCGGCATCCTGCAGATAACCGCGCAGGCTGCGATGGCGCCAGGCGAGAAAATGCAGGCTGAAGTTGACCCCGGAGATGAGCATGAACAGCACCGCGATCATCTCGATCAGGCTGCTGTTGAAATGGCCCATGCTGGCATCGTGGGTGGAAAAGCCACCTATGGCCACGGTGGAGTAACTGTGGCCGATGGCATCGAACAGGCTCATGCCTGCCGCCCAATAGGCCAGGGCGCAGGCCACCGTCAGGCCCAGGTAGATATACCAGAGGGCCTTGGCCGTCTCCGTGATGCGCGGCGTCAGCTTGTTGTCCTTCATCGGCCCCGGCGTCTCGGCGCGGTACATCTGCATGCCGCCTATGCCCAGCATGGGCAGCACCGCCACCGCCAGGACGATGATGCCCATGCCGCCGAGCCATTGCAGTTGCTGGCGGTAATAGAGGATGGAGCGGGGCAGATCATCCAGGCCAACAATGACGGTGGCACCCGTGGTGGTCAGGCCGGAGATGGACTCAAACACCGCATCGGTAAGGCCGATGTGCAGGTCGGACAGGAGCAGAGGTACCGCGCCACTGAGGCCGAGCACGGTCCAGAACATCACCACGATAAGAAAGCCATCGCGCAGGCGCAGCTCACGCTTGAAGTCGCGCACCGGTGCCCAGGCGCTCAGCCCCAGCAGAAACAGCAGGGCCAGGCCATTGAGGAAGGCCAGCAGGGCACCGTCCTGGTAATACCAGGAGACCAGCAGCGGCGGCAGCATGGTCAGGCTGAACAGCATCAAAAGGATGCCGAGAATGCGTTGGATGCCTTTCAACTGCATGAATAACTCAGGGGTCGTGGTGTTCTGTCTGCGGGTGGCATGGCCTGCTGTGGCTACTGGGAAACAGCATTGCCGCAGCCAGCCATCCTGGCGGCTCCGGGCGCTGGCTCGGAGGTGCTAAGGGAAGGCGTGGCCCTACCCAGCGGCAACCCCGGATTCCGTTGCGCTTCATCCGGGCTACAGGAGCAGCCGAACCCCGAGGTGGCCAGGAGTTTCATGTTCCGGGGCGATGCTGTCCGTTTCATGTGCCTTACTGTGAAAGTCGCGAAGCGCTCGTTTGCCCCCCCTCCCCCCTGATCGTTAGGGTGAAGGGCGCGATCAGGGAGCAGGCACCTGTTGTGCCAGCCAGGTCTCCAGGATCAGCTTGGCGGCGAAGGCGTCCAGCCCCAGACGCCGCGTAGCCTTACTGAATTCACCAAACTCGGCCTTGGCCGCCTTGCTGGTCAGGCGTTCATCCACCAGTTCCACCGGCAGTCGGTAGCGGCCCTCCAGTTGCCGGGCAAAGCGACGCGTGCGCTCGGTCAGGAAGGTCGGCGTATCGTCCATGTTGAGTGGCAGGCCGACAATCAGCCGCTGCGGCCGCCATTCGGCTATCAGGCGGCCGATGGCATCCCAGTCCGGCCGTTGCTGGACCATGGCCAGGGTGGTCAGGGGCGCGGCCTGGCCGGTCAGGTCCTGGCCGCTGGCCACGCCGATCTTGCGCGTGCCGTAGTCAAAGCCAAGCAGGATCACCCTGAGCGGCTGCCCGGCTGGGGCCGTTCGCTGGCCGGGTCAGGCATGTCCCGCCTGGGTAGAGATCAGGTTCAGGTCTATGCCCAGCTGGCTGGCGGCCAGGGCCAGGCGTTGCTCCGCCGGGGCGCGGAACAGGATCTCGTCACTGGCCGGACCGCTGAGCCAGACGTTGTCGCTCAGCTCGGCCTCCAGCTGGCCCGGCCCCCAACCGGCGTAGCCCAGGGCCATGAGGATGTTGGCCGGGCCTTCACCCTTGGCGATCGCCTCCAGGATGTCGCGCGAGGTGGTCACGCTAATGTGCTCGCTGACCGCCATGGTGGAGTCCCAGACGCTGTTGTCGCTGTGGATAACGAAGCCCCGCTCCGGTTGCAGCGGACCACCGTGATAGACCGGCTGGCGATAGACGATCTCGCTGCCGGTGTTGTAGGAGAGCTGGTCGAGGATGTCGCCCAGCACCAGTTCCGCCGGCCGGTTGATGATGATGCCCATGGCGCCCCCGGCGGAATGTTCGCAGACAAAGCTCAGGGTGCGGCTGAAATTGGGATCCTGCATCCCGGGCATGGCAATGAGAAACTGGTTGGTCAACTGGTTGTTATCCGGATTCATCATCTGTCTCTGTCGGTCAGTTACTCTTGAACAGCGGCTGGCCACTGACGAATTGCCAGGTGCGCATGATCTCTAGAATATCAGTCTCGGCGGCAATATTCGCGGGAAAAGGGGCAAAAGGGGCAGACAGGCGGACGATGCGGATAGCGGCATCGTCCAGCACCCGGTGCCCGGAGGACTTGCGCA
This is a stretch of genomic DNA from gamma proteobacterium SS-5. It encodes these proteins:
- a CDS encoding potassium transporter, with protein sequence MQLKGIQRILGILLMLFSLTMLPPLLVSWYYQDGALLAFLNGLALLFLLGLSAWAPVRDFKRELRLRDGFLIVVMFWTVLGLSGAVPLLLSDLHIGLTDAVFESISGLTTTGATVIVGLDDLPRSILYYRQQLQWLGGMGIIVLAVAVLPMLGIGGMQMYRAETPGPMKDNKLTPRITETAKALWYIYLGLTVACALAYWAAGMSLFDAIGHSYSTVAIGGFSTHDASMGHFNSSLIEMIAVLFMLISGVNFSLHFLAWRHRSLRGYLQDAEFRFYIGVLATVTLVVTLVLYWQNIYLDWETAFLKAIFQAVSIGTTTGFTTAEYHVWPGFIAILLLFTSFIGGCANSTGGGIKVIRILLLIKQGMREIIKLIHPSIQIPIRLGGRIISPKVIESVWGFFALYVGTFTLMYLALALTGLDLMTSFSAVAASINNLGPGLAQVGTNYAGINDTAKWILCFAMILGRLEIFTLLVILTPAFWRQ
- the ruvX gene encoding Holliday junction resolvase RuvX, which codes for MILLGFDYGTRKIGVASGQDLTGQAAPLTTLAMVQQRPDWDAIGRLIAEWRPQRLIVGLPLNMDDTPTFLTERTRRFARQLEGRYRLPVELVDERLTSKAAKAEFGEFSKATRRLGLDAFAAKLILETWLAQQVPAP
- a CDS encoding YqgE/AlgH family protein → MNPDNNQLTNQFLIAMPGMQDPNFSRTLSFVCEHSAGGAMGIIINRPAELVLGDILDQLSYNTGSEIVYRQPVYHGGPLQPERGFVIHSDNSVWDSTMAVSEHISVTTSRDILEAIAKGEGPANILMALGYAGWGPGQLEAELSDNVWLSGPASDEILFRAPAEQRLALAASQLGIDLNLISTQAGHA